A genomic stretch from Hydrogenimonas urashimensis includes:
- a CDS encoding flagellar assembly protein A has translation MGFFDKVFKSDKEKKEKKEGSKAAEFTPVVTTTDDVPKTLQETALKYGISSQTLDIRIINYKTYIKMDSKETEWIEVEGNDWEKFNKPEILLNPNFVVKQDYEIEIHKYRDEPWMRDLILHIASNKEKNRIVCTLKSGSIIKDTEDLGAKLKNLIHKKMVRARVLIGLWDLDIEKRLDELVAKAKVQGQHILTEDFKFDAAVCFASQPSVDDALIYHYKLKDENAEQGDRIDYSKRGFIQAVEKGEVIIEYVKAKPGTPGRNCAGEFIPVENPKESHKPEFRVSENIETEETESSILYRARRGGYVVFKENIYDIREEMELEEVSFKKTGSIDAGVETEVKLHVNETDSMKEAIGTGVEVEATEVKVEGNVGASASITAEEVVIGGQTHQTSRIVADHAKVNVLRGYLKTKEIAEVTRIEGGIVEAKEAKVSQMIGGEVKAMKVEVELLGSNAKIYAVSGIEIGKMVGENNRLIIDASEIEAYHNEILSLEEEIEELEKKLEKLREKLREREELKNKSESAVQTLKEKILQDKKRCIKPRPAFIAKIKQFQKLHEEIAKAKEEIVAVENRLEEIRSRLLAYQEMIIHATVVNRGEWKEYTTVQYRLLYPQITLEYTPTPGLSNQEIYLKKIDEEHYEIAVREAGEQ, from the coding sequence ATGGGATTTTTTGACAAGGTATTCAAGAGCGACAAAGAGAAAAAGGAGAAGAAAGAGGGCAGCAAGGCGGCCGAATTCACGCCGGTTGTCACAACAACCGACGATGTTCCCAAAACGCTGCAGGAGACTGCGCTGAAGTACGGTATCAGTTCCCAGACTCTCGATATTCGCATCATCAACTACAAAACCTATATCAAAATGGACAGCAAAGAGACCGAGTGGATAGAAGTGGAGGGCAATGACTGGGAGAAGTTCAACAAGCCCGAAATTCTTCTCAATCCCAATTTTGTCGTCAAACAGGATTACGAGATCGAGATTCACAAATACAGGGATGAGCCGTGGATGCGTGACCTGATACTGCATATCGCTTCGAACAAAGAGAAAAACAGAATCGTCTGCACCCTCAAAAGCGGATCCATCATCAAAGACACGGAAGATCTCGGTGCCAAGCTGAAAAACCTTATTCACAAGAAGATGGTTCGCGCCAGGGTTCTGATCGGCCTGTGGGACCTGGATATCGAAAAAAGGCTGGATGAACTCGTCGCCAAAGCAAAAGTACAGGGGCAGCACATCCTTACCGAAGATTTCAAGTTCGATGCGGCGGTCTGCTTCGCGTCCCAGCCCTCCGTCGACGATGCGCTCATCTACCATTACAAACTGAAAGATGAGAATGCAGAGCAGGGGGACCGTATCGACTATTCGAAGCGGGGGTTCATCCAGGCGGTCGAAAAGGGCGAAGTGATTATCGAATATGTCAAAGCGAAACCGGGCACACCGGGAAGAAACTGCGCGGGGGAGTTCATCCCCGTAGAAAATCCGAAGGAGAGCCACAAACCGGAATTTCGCGTCAGCGAGAACATCGAAACGGAAGAGACCGAAAGCTCCATTCTCTACCGCGCCAGACGTGGCGGCTATGTCGTTTTCAAGGAGAACATCTACGACATCCGTGAAGAGATGGAGCTCGAAGAGGTGAGTTTCAAAAAGACCGGCTCCATCGATGCGGGCGTCGAGACGGAAGTGAAGCTGCACGTCAACGAAACCGATTCGATGAAAGAGGCCATCGGGACCGGCGTCGAGGTCGAAGCGACCGAAGTGAAAGTCGAAGGAAACGTCGGTGCATCCGCATCCATCACGGCAGAAGAGGTGGTGATAGGAGGACAGACCCACCAGACCAGCCGAATCGTTGCCGACCACGCCAAAGTCAATGTTCTCAGAGGCTATCTCAAAACCAAGGAAATAGCGGAAGTGACCCGCATCGAGGGAGGGATCGTCGAGGCCAAAGAGGCGAAAGTGTCCCAGATGATCGGAGGCGAAGTCAAAGCGATGAAGGTGGAGGTGGAACTGCTGGGCTCCAATGCGAAAATCTATGCCGTCTCGGGTATCGAGATCGGAAAGATGGTCGGCGAGAACAACAGACTGATCATCGATGCATCGGAAATCGAAGCCTACCACAACGAGATCCTCTCGCTGGAAGAGGAGATAGAAGAGCTCGAGAAAAAACTCGAGAAACTGAGAGAAAAGCTTCGAGAGAGGGAAGAACTGAAAAACAAAAGCGAATCGGCAGTCCAGACACTCAAGGAGAAAATCCTTCAGGATAAAAAACGGTGCATCAAGCCCCGTCCCGCCTTCATCGCGAAAATAAAGCAGTTTCAGAAACTTCACGAAGAGATCGCAAAAGCGAAAGAAGAGATCGTGGCTGTGGAAAACCGGCTCGAAGAGATTCGCAGCAGACTTCTTGCCTATCAGGAGATGATCATCCATGCCACGGTCGTCAACCGGGGCGAGTGGAAAGAGTACACCACAGTCCAATACCGCCTCCTCTATCCCCAGATCACGCTGGAGTATACGCCCACACCGGGTCTTTCCAACCAGGAGATCTACCTGAAGAAGATTGACGAGGAGCATTACGAGATCGCAGTAAGGGAGGCAGGAGAACAATGA
- the murJ gene encoding murein biosynthesis integral membrane protein MurJ: MRFRSIFTTSAGILTSRIFGFVRDLLMASILGANIFSDIFFVAFKLPNLFRRIFAEGAFVQSFLPTFIVSKHRSVFAIAILIRFFLFLVASSVLVTLFAEPVTRLIAIGFGEESVRAAAPLVAINFYYLDLIFLVTFLSALLQYREHFATTAFGTTLLNISMITALLLFRNEEPSTIVYALSYAVLAGGALQLLLHLWMIRKKGLDTLLVGGLIYLQRKKESIREDIDRFSRAFFPSVLGNSTAQISSFIDTWLASFLVSGSISYLFYANRLFQLPLALFAIAASTALFPTISKLLKEQKTGEAKSQTRKVFWLLFALLGGASAVAVILSEEIVRLLFERGAFGINDTENTSIVLVMYIAGLLPFGLAKLFSLWLYAMHRQGEAASIAAKSLGVNILFSILLIVPMAAPGLALASSISGWVLFWLTVKAVGKELFLDIMHAKYASYALLFVMCAAVASWGLKVMIDGYF; encoded by the coding sequence ATGCGTTTTCGGTCCATTTTCACGACGAGTGCAGGGATTCTGACATCCAGGATATTCGGCTTCGTCCGTGATCTGCTCATGGCGTCGATTCTCGGAGCCAACATCTTTTCCGACATCTTTTTCGTCGCTTTCAAACTTCCCAACCTTTTTCGCCGTATTTTCGCCGAAGGGGCGTTCGTGCAGAGTTTCCTGCCCACATTCATCGTATCGAAACACCGCAGCGTCTTCGCGATTGCGATACTGATACGCTTCTTTCTCTTTCTCGTTGCGTCTTCCGTTCTCGTGACACTCTTCGCGGAGCCGGTGACCCGTCTCATCGCCATCGGTTTCGGCGAGGAGAGTGTCCGGGCGGCGGCACCTCTGGTGGCGATTAACTTCTATTATCTCGATCTGATCTTTCTTGTCACCTTCCTCTCGGCGCTCCTGCAGTACAGGGAGCATTTCGCGACGACCGCCTTCGGCACGACCCTGCTGAATATCTCGATGATCACCGCTCTGCTACTTTTCCGTAACGAAGAGCCCTCCACCATCGTCTACGCGCTCAGCTACGCGGTACTGGCGGGGGGAGCGCTGCAGCTTCTTCTGCATCTTTGGATGATTCGCAAAAAAGGGCTCGATACGCTGCTTGTCGGCGGCCTGATCTATCTGCAGAGAAAGAAGGAGAGCATCCGAGAGGATATCGACCGATTCAGCCGCGCCTTTTTTCCTTCGGTACTCGGCAATTCGACGGCGCAGATCTCCTCTTTTATCGATACATGGCTCGCCTCGTTTCTGGTGAGCGGCTCCATCAGCTACCTCTTCTACGCCAATCGTCTCTTCCAGCTTCCGCTGGCACTTTTCGCCATCGCCGCCTCGACGGCCCTCTTCCCGACGATCAGCAAGCTGCTCAAAGAACAGAAAACCGGTGAAGCGAAAAGTCAGACCCGCAAGGTCTTCTGGCTACTGTTTGCCCTGTTGGGCGGTGCCTCCGCCGTGGCGGTTATTCTCTCGGAGGAGATTGTCCGACTTCTCTTCGAACGGGGCGCTTTTGGCATCAACGATACGGAAAATACGTCGATAGTACTCGTGATGTATATCGCAGGACTGCTCCCTTTCGGTCTCGCGAAGCTCTTTTCGCTCTGGCTCTATGCGATGCATCGCCAGGGCGAAGCCGCCTCGATCGCAGCGAAATCGCTGGGAGTCAACATTCTCTTTTCGATTCTGCTCATCGTTCCGATGGCGGCTCCGGGCCTCGCGCTGGCCAGCAGTATCAGCGGCTGGGTCCTTTTCTGGCTGACGGTCAAAGCGGTCGGGAAAGAGCTCTTTTTGGATATAATGCACGCAAAATACGCCTCCTACGCGCTGCTTTTTGTCATGTGTGCGGCAGTCGCGTCGTGGGGCCTAAAGGTAATGATCGATGGTTATTTTTGA
- the cysS gene encoding cysteine--tRNA ligase, which yields MVIFDSVKKEKVPFVPIRDREVRMYVCGPTVYDDAHLGHARSAIAFDLLRRTLMALGYHVTFARNFTDIDDKIIKKSLETGQPIEAITKKYTERYLNDMHALGVLDADISPRATTSLNAIVEMVEKIIENGCAYQSEDGTVWFDTSKDAEYCSLSHRCSDEEEAQARIEHEEGKRHPRDFALWKACKENDVCYDSPFGRGRPGWHIECSAMIDSYLAYKDEEYAIDIHGGGADLFFPHHENEAAQTRCATHQKLAKYWMHNGFVNINGEKMSKSLGNSFFVKDALRSYDGEILRFYLLSTHYRANFNFNEEDLLASKKRLDKLYRLKKRLYGSRVGEVDSAFKKEMLDALSDDLNISRALASVDEMVAKANESLDANPKDKTFKQTVAANIEWIDGVLGIGGKDAYRYFQLGMSEEEIARINERIEARNAAKKERDFETADAIRAELAQMGIQLMDTPQGTVWEKSE from the coding sequence ATGGTTATTTTTGATTCCGTGAAAAAAGAGAAGGTACCTTTCGTGCCGATTCGTGACCGCGAGGTGCGGATGTATGTCTGCGGTCCCACCGTTTACGACGATGCCCATCTTGGACACGCTCGAAGCGCCATTGCGTTCGATCTGCTCCGAAGAACCCTCATGGCGCTGGGATACCATGTCACGTTCGCCAGAAACTTTACCGACATCGACGACAAAATCATCAAAAAATCACTCGAGACCGGTCAGCCGATCGAAGCGATCACAAAAAAATACACAGAGCGCTATCTGAATGATATGCATGCCCTGGGCGTTCTCGATGCCGATATCTCGCCCCGTGCGACGACCTCTTTGAATGCCATTGTCGAAATGGTCGAAAAAATCATCGAGAACGGCTGCGCCTACCAGAGCGAGGACGGCACGGTCTGGTTCGACACCTCGAAGGATGCCGAATACTGTTCCCTCTCCCACCGCTGCAGCGACGAGGAGGAGGCACAGGCCCGCATTGAACACGAAGAGGGAAAGCGCCATCCCCGCGACTTCGCCCTCTGGAAGGCCTGCAAGGAGAACGATGTCTGCTACGACTCTCCCTTTGGCCGCGGCAGGCCGGGATGGCACATCGAATGTTCGGCGATGATCGACAGCTATCTCGCCTACAAAGACGAAGAGTACGCTATCGACATTCACGGCGGCGGCGCAGACCTCTTCTTCCCGCACCACGAAAACGAAGCGGCGCAGACCCGATGCGCCACGCACCAGAAACTGGCCAAGTATTGGATGCACAACGGTTTCGTGAACATCAACGGCGAAAAGATGAGCAAGAGTCTGGGCAACAGCTTTTTCGTCAAGGATGCGCTGCGCTCCTATGACGGGGAGATACTCCGTTTCTATCTGCTCTCAACCCATTACCGCGCCAACTTCAACTTCAACGAAGAGGATCTTCTGGCATCCAAGAAGCGGCTGGACAAGCTCTACCGTCTGAAAAAACGGCTCTACGGAAGCAGGGTCGGAGAGGTCGACAGCGCTTTCAAAAAAGAGATGCTCGATGCGCTCAGCGACGATCTGAACATCTCCCGTGCCCTGGCATCCGTGGACGAAATGGTCGCCAAAGCCAACGAATCGCTCGATGCGAATCCCAAAGACAAAACCTTCAAACAGACAGTCGCTGCCAATATCGAATGGATCGACGGGGTGCTGGGCATCGGGGGCAAAGATGCCTACCGCTATTTCCAGCTGGGAATGAGCGAAGAGGAGATCGCCCGCATCAACGAACGGATCGAAGCGAGAAACGCCGCGAAAAAGGAGCGGGATTTCGAAACGGCCGATGCGATCCGCGCCGAACTGGCCCAGATGGGCATACAACTGATGGATACGCCGCAGGGCACGGTCTGGGAGAAGTCGGAGTAG
- a CDS encoding L,D-transpeptidase family protein produces MRAFFRHAAAATLTLSLLQASQETALSAGSWVEKGLPTKKTYELIMAIRSDSTIVCDKSRYGLGRIDRLMQRSPLDPQAREELDALFEEIDRLYRHDRGNGCLDPYTIYPDAIAIEKKEENETDSSPNILVSRLEEALAFYETIERNGGWSVIGDDFHLLKEGDTHPLVPAIKARLRVTGDYNATLDSNTTYDTVLSDAVRVFQKRHGLKPDGILGPRTLQAMNVPVSEKIEKIKINIERARWLTTGSRDFVAANIPDYTLRLFRNARPALTMKCIVGRKERPTPMLSDRLTYAVLNPFWRAPATIVEEDILPKLRAGEFDYLERVGIVVTKAADGNVTIDPRSVDWRRYTAESMAYIFLQKPGPRNYLGFVKFMFPNDFDVYIHDTPEDDLFEEKERARSSGCIRAEKPLELFHALFDPDGNGEWSYKHIVKTLLKKEERLVGLQHPLPVYILYMTVYVDEQNRTRFLKDIYGYDRQMLDYLNGHQ; encoded by the coding sequence ATGCGGGCTTTTTTTCGCCATGCCGCTGCGGCGACTCTGACCCTGTCTCTTCTTCAGGCTTCCCAGGAAACGGCATTGTCTGCCGGAAGCTGGGTCGAAAAGGGGCTGCCGACGAAAAAAACCTACGAACTGATTATGGCGATTCGCTCGGACAGTACGATCGTGTGCGACAAAAGCCGCTACGGTCTCGGCCGCATCGACCGTTTGATGCAACGTTCACCTCTCGATCCGCAGGCGCGGGAGGAACTCGATGCCCTGTTCGAGGAAATCGACCGGCTGTACCGGCACGATCGAGGCAACGGGTGTCTCGACCCCTACACCATCTATCCCGATGCGATCGCCATTGAAAAAAAGGAGGAGAACGAAACCGACTCCTCCCCCAACATCCTTGTCAGCAGGCTGGAAGAAGCACTGGCCTTTTACGAGACAATCGAGAGAAATGGCGGCTGGAGCGTCATCGGGGACGATTTCCATCTTCTAAAAGAAGGCGATACCCACCCTCTCGTTCCCGCCATTAAAGCACGGCTGCGGGTTACCGGCGATTACAACGCAACACTCGATTCGAATACCACTTACGACACGGTGCTTTCCGATGCCGTCAGAGTTTTCCAAAAGAGGCACGGGCTCAAACCCGACGGCATTCTGGGTCCCCGTACGCTGCAGGCGATGAACGTTCCGGTAAGCGAAAAAATCGAAAAGATAAAAATCAATATCGAACGGGCACGATGGCTGACGACAGGAAGCAGAGATTTCGTCGCGGCCAACATCCCCGACTATACTCTGAGACTTTTCAGAAATGCCAGGCCGGCATTGACGATGAAATGCATCGTCGGCAGAAAGGAGCGTCCCACGCCGATGCTTTCGGACAGGCTGACCTATGCGGTGCTGAATCCTTTCTGGCGGGCACCGGCGACGATCGTGGAGGAGGATATCCTCCCTAAACTCAGAGCGGGAGAGTTCGATTATCTCGAACGTGTCGGGATCGTCGTGACGAAAGCGGCCGACGGCAACGTGACGATCGATCCGCGAAGCGTCGACTGGCGACGATACACTGCCGAGAGTATGGCCTACATTTTCCTGCAGAAACCGGGTCCCCGCAACTATCTGGGTTTTGTCAAATTCATGTTTCCCAACGATTTCGATGTCTATATCCACGATACCCCCGAAGATGATCTTTTCGAAGAGAAAGAGCGCGCGAGAAGTTCCGGATGCATCCGTGCCGAAAAACCCCTCGAACTTTTTCATGCCCTGTTCGATCCCGACGGCAACGGAGAGTGGAGTTACAAGCATATCGTCAAAACCTTGCTGAAAAAAGAGGAGAGACTGGTGGGACTTCAGCATCCGCTGCCGGTCTATATCCTCTACATGACCGTCTATGTGGACGAGCAGAACCGAACCCGCTTTCTCAAAGATATTTACGGATATGACAGGCAGATGCTTGACTATCTAAACGGACATCAATGA
- a CDS encoding YcbK family protein, which yields MQSNRRDFIKKGISALALCAFPHIVLAESRARKIEKRLSFYNIHTGELTTALYWAEGNYIAEEIDRLNHILRDYRTGDIHPIDAKLFDLLYDLKAHFQSCTKPFHVISGYRSPKTNAMLRRDSKGVAKHSLHMEGRAIDINLPGIDLAHLRRAARLMGRGGVGYYPKSGFVHVDTGRVRQWSGS from the coding sequence ATGCAGAGCAATCGAAGAGATTTTATAAAAAAAGGGATCAGCGCGTTGGCACTGTGTGCCTTTCCCCATATCGTTCTGGCAGAGAGCCGGGCCAGGAAAATCGAAAAAAGGCTCTCTTTTTACAATATCCATACCGGCGAATTGACCACGGCGCTCTACTGGGCTGAGGGAAACTATATCGCCGAAGAGATCGATCGTCTAAACCATATTCTTCGCGATTACCGAACCGGCGATATTCACCCGATCGATGCGAAACTTTTCGATCTGTTATACGATTTGAAAGCGCATTTTCAAAGCTGCACAAAACCCTTTCACGTCATTTCCGGATACCGCTCTCCCAAAACCAACGCTATGCTCAGAAGAGACTCCAAAGGCGTGGCGAAACACAGCCTGCACATGGAGGGACGCGCCATCGACATCAATCTCCCGGGCATCGATCTGGCCCATCTGAGGCGGGCTGCCCGCCTGATGGGACGCGGCGGCGTCGGATACTATCCCAAATCCGGATTCGTACACGTCGACACAGGCCGTGTCCGCCAATGGTCGGGAAGCTGA
- a CDS encoding fused protease/ribonucleoside-triphosphate reductase, whose translation MIVTERFELEASFKNGLRRQKPRFGFNGFGEAIYYRTYSRKKRDGTQEHWADTVIRVVEGILSIRKNHYKQEGLTWDESRWQTFAQRMARSCFAMHWLPPGRGLWIMGTDYVYERGSAPLYNCGAVDTSDLVDSAEWAMDMLMSGVGVGFNTAWSTEARMPDKSAPRLYVIEDSKEGWIKSVRLLLESYCKNGPFYRYDYSKIRPAGSPIHGFGGTASGPGPLRELHARLENIMDRFCRGEINRTRCIADVFNAIGVCVVAGNVRRSAEIALGSPHDETFLHLKDYERFPDREEIGWMSNNSVVLEHHEDFVKLPQIAELIRHNGEPGILNLVNVQKYGRFKEEIPDRAWLTNPCGEIALESYELCNLAEIFPTRCPSDEAFKEAVEFATFYAITVSLLPTHRKETNAVVARNRRTGVSISGITDWIERIGVARMTRILRDTYKQVRAVNESLAKEAGIPVSLKVTAIKPSGTISLLAGVSPGMHFPVSRYAIRRLRVGNNQKITQFLIEAGVPHMPDAYSENTTVFEFPIRYDNPRSVDQVSAWEQFALLAMLQREWSDNMVSCTINFDREKEGGQIEHMLAMFAPVIKSASMLPRGVKEVYEQMPIEPITKEDYEKRIKRMPAIDWSRFGGSDGAGEGFCSILACNT comes from the coding sequence ATGATTGTCACGGAACGTTTCGAGCTCGAAGCCTCTTTCAAAAACGGGTTGCGGCGCCAAAAACCCCGATTCGGTTTCAACGGTTTCGGTGAAGCGATCTATTACCGGACCTACAGTCGAAAAAAGCGTGACGGCACCCAGGAGCACTGGGCCGATACGGTCATCCGCGTCGTAGAGGGGATACTCTCCATCAGGAAAAACCATTACAAGCAGGAGGGTCTTACATGGGACGAAAGCCGATGGCAGACGTTTGCGCAGCGTATGGCAAGAAGCTGTTTTGCGATGCATTGGCTTCCTCCGGGGCGCGGACTCTGGATCATGGGAACCGACTATGTCTACGAACGTGGAAGTGCCCCTCTTTACAACTGCGGTGCGGTCGACACATCGGATCTGGTGGATTCCGCCGAGTGGGCGATGGATATGCTCATGAGCGGCGTCGGTGTGGGGTTCAATACCGCATGGAGTACAGAAGCCAGAATGCCCGACAAGAGTGCACCCAGGCTATATGTCATCGAGGACAGCAAGGAAGGATGGATCAAGTCGGTCCGTCTTCTGCTTGAGAGCTACTGCAAAAATGGGCCGTTCTATCGCTACGACTACTCCAAAATAAGGCCTGCGGGTTCGCCGATCCACGGTTTTGGAGGCACGGCATCGGGACCGGGTCCGCTCAGGGAACTCCACGCCCGTCTGGAAAACATCATGGACCGTTTCTGCCGCGGTGAAATCAACAGGACACGCTGCATTGCCGACGTTTTCAATGCGATCGGCGTCTGCGTGGTCGCAGGAAATGTACGGCGATCGGCGGAGATCGCACTGGGATCGCCCCACGACGAGACGTTTTTGCATCTGAAAGATTACGAACGCTTTCCCGACAGGGAGGAGATCGGATGGATGTCCAACAACTCGGTCGTGTTGGAGCATCATGAGGATTTCGTGAAATTGCCCCAAATCGCCGAACTGATACGCCACAACGGCGAGCCGGGCATACTCAATCTCGTCAATGTCCAGAAATACGGACGGTTCAAAGAAGAGATTCCCGACAGGGCCTGGCTCACGAACCCCTGCGGCGAGATCGCGCTCGAAAGTTACGAACTCTGCAACCTCGCCGAAATCTTTCCGACACGCTGTCCGAGCGACGAGGCGTTCAAAGAGGCGGTCGAATTCGCCACGTTCTACGCAATCACCGTCTCGCTACTGCCTACCCACCGGAAAGAGACCAATGCCGTGGTCGCCCGCAACCGGCGTACCGGGGTGAGCATTTCGGGCATCACCGACTGGATCGAAAGGATCGGGGTCGCCAGAATGACCAGGATCCTGCGGGATACCTACAAACAGGTGCGCGCCGTCAACGAAAGTCTGGCGAAGGAAGCGGGCATTCCTGTTTCGCTGAAAGTGACGGCCATCAAGCCTTCCGGCACCATCAGCCTGCTTGCAGGTGTGAGCCCGGGCATGCATTTTCCTGTCAGCCGCTACGCGATACGACGCCTTCGGGTAGGAAACAATCAAAAAATCACGCAGTTTCTGATCGAAGCGGGGGTCCCTCACATGCCCGACGCCTACAGTGAAAACACCACGGTTTTCGAATTTCCGATACGCTATGACAATCCACGCTCGGTGGACCAGGTTTCCGCCTGGGAACAGTTCGCTCTGCTGGCGATGCTGCAAAGGGAGTGGTCGGACAATATGGTCTCCTGCACCATCAATTTCGACAGAGAGAAAGAGGGCGGACAGATCGAACATATGCTGGCGATGTTCGCACCGGTCATCAAATCGGCGTCAATGCTTCCAAGGGGGGTGAAAGAGGTTTACGAACAGATGCCTATCGAACCGATTACAAAAGAAGATTATGAGAAGAGAATCAAACGGATGCCTGCCATCGACTGGTCACGTTTTGGAGGAAGCGACGGAGCGGGGGAAGGATTCTGCTCCATTCTCGCGTGCAATACCTAA
- a CDS encoding quinone-dependent dihydroorotate dehydrogenase — translation MDYEKIKPLFFRLDPETAHHLVTAFLQIGEWVPQIFNPWIERHFIDDPRLKQEIFGRTFPNPVGLAAGFDKDADLIRSMTALGFGFTEVGTVTPRPQPGNPRPRLWRHVSEEALQNAMGFNNKGSYHMQMKLKKRYPYVTPVGVNIGKNKVTPEREALKDYEHGIKAFRNLCDYLVINISSPNTPGLRDLQNEAFIHALFDMGKNLTDKPILLKIAPDMPKEAAVALCARAVEAGADGIIATNTSIDYSLVKEPKEAGGISGRVIRDKSFEIFDAIADELFGKTVLVSVGGIDSGYEAYRRIKAGATLVQLLTGLIFKGPELVGNINRTLLRLLENDGFANISEAIGADRK, via the coding sequence ATGGATTATGAAAAAATCAAACCGCTCTTTTTCCGTCTCGATCCGGAAACGGCGCACCATCTCGTGACCGCGTTTCTGCAGATCGGTGAATGGGTCCCGCAGATCTTCAACCCCTGGATAGAACGCCATTTCATCGACGATCCGAGGCTGAAACAGGAGATTTTTGGACGCACTTTCCCCAACCCCGTGGGGCTCGCGGCCGGTTTTGACAAGGATGCGGATCTGATACGGTCGATGACCGCTCTGGGTTTCGGTTTTACCGAAGTGGGCACGGTCACACCCAGGCCGCAGCCGGGCAATCCGCGTCCGAGACTTTGGCGTCACGTCTCGGAAGAGGCGCTTCAGAATGCGATGGGTTTTAATAACAAAGGCAGCTACCATATGCAGATGAAGCTCAAAAAACGCTACCCTTACGTGACGCCTGTGGGGGTGAATATCGGGAAGAACAAAGTGACCCCCGAAAGGGAGGCACTGAAGGATTACGAGCACGGCATCAAAGCTTTCAGAAACCTCTGCGACTACCTGGTGATCAATATCTCTTCTCCCAACACTCCGGGACTGCGTGATCTGCAAAACGAGGCTTTCATCCATGCGCTTTTTGACATGGGCAAGAACCTTACCGACAAACCGATTCTTCTGAAAATCGCCCCCGACATGCCCAAAGAGGCGGCAGTCGCACTCTGCGCAAGGGCGGTCGAAGCGGGTGCGGACGGGATCATAGCGACCAATACCAGCATCGACTATTCTCTCGTAAAGGAGCCCAAAGAGGCGGGCGGCATCAGCGGACGCGTCATACGGGATAAGAGTTTCGAGATATTCGACGCAATCGCCGACGAGCTTTTCGGAAAAACGGTGCTTGTCAGTGTGGGGGGAATCGACAGCGGTTACGAGGCCTACCGCCGGATCAAAGCCGGCGCCACGCTGGTGCAGCTGCTCACGGGGCTTATCTTCAAAGGCCCTGAACTGGTCGGCAATATCAACCGGACCCTGCTTCGGCTTCTTGAAAACGACGGTTTCGCGAACATCTCAGAAGCGATAGGAGCCGACCGAAAATGA